One Symphalangus syndactylus isolate Jambi chromosome 20, NHGRI_mSymSyn1-v2.1_pri, whole genome shotgun sequence DNA segment encodes these proteins:
- the SNX11 gene encoding sorting nexin-11 isoform X3: MLVWCLFLNFLGSQPSSAPQMSSLRSDDKVCSTSLKSEWTEQLVLATEGGGRGGGRCQAGWSSLLRVLQSVVLLSDSQLHLFLQSQLSVPEIEACVQGRSTMTVSDAILRYAMSNCGWAQEERQSSSHLAKGDQPKSCCFLPRSGRRNSPSPPPSEEKDHLEVWAPVVDSEVPSLESPTLPPLSSPLCCDFGRPKEGTSTLQSVRRAVGGDHAVPLDSGQLETVLEK; this comes from the exons ATGCTGGTTTGGT GCCTGTTCCTGAACTTCCTGGGAAGTCAACCTTCTTCGGCACCTCAGATGAGTTCATTGAGAAGCGACGACAAGGTCTGCAGCACTTCCTTGAAAAGTGAGTGGACAGAACAGCTGGTGCTGGCCACCGAAGGTGGAGGCAGGGGTGGAGGAAGGTGCCAGGCGGGATGGAGCTCCCTGCTCAG GGTCCTGCAGAGTGTGGTTCTCCTATCAGACAGCCAGTTGCACCTCTTCCTGCAAAGCCAGCTCTCGGTGCCTGAGATAGAAGCCTGTGTCCAGGGCCGAAGTACCATGACTGTGTCTGATGCCATTCTTCGATATGCTATGTCAAACTGTGGCTGGGCCCAGGAAGAGAGGCAGAGCTCTTCTCACCTGGCTAAAGGAGATCAGCCTAAGAG TTGCTGCTTTCTTCCAAGATCGGGTAGGAGGAACTCTCCCTCACCGCCTCCCAGTGAAGAAAAGGACCATTTAGAAGTGTGGGCTCCAGTTGTTGACTCTGAGGTTCCATCCTTGGAAAGTCCCACTCTCCCACCCCTCTCCTCACCATTATGCTGTGATTTTGGAAGACCCAAAGAGGGAACCTCCACTCTTCAGTCTGTGAGGAGGGCTGTGGGAGGAGACCATGCTGTGCCTCTGGACTCTGGTCAGTTAGAAACAGTTTTGGAAAAGTGA
- the SNX11 gene encoding sorting nexin-11 isoform X2 yields MKRTCNIPGTKEIGLFLNFLGSQPSSAPQMSSLRSDDKVCSTSLKSEWTEQLVLATEGGGRGGGRCQAGWSSLLRVLQSVVLLSDSQLHLFLQSQLSVPEIEACVQGRSTMTVSDAILRYAMSNCGWAQEERQSSSHLAKGDQPKSCCFLPRSGRRNSPSPPPSEEKDHLEVWAPVVDSEVPSLESPTLPPLSSPLCCDFGRPKEGTSTLQSVRRAVGGDHAVPLDSGQLETVLEK; encoded by the exons ATGAAGAGAACTTGCAACATACCAGGCACTAAGGAAATTG GCCTGTTCCTGAACTTCCTGGGAAGTCAACCTTCTTCGGCACCTCAGATGAGTTCATTGAGAAGCGACGACAAGGTCTGCAGCACTTCCTTGAAAAGTGAGTGGACAGAACAGCTGGTGCTGGCCACCGAAGGTGGAGGCAGGGGTGGAGGAAGGTGCCAGGCGGGATGGAGCTCCCTGCTCAG GGTCCTGCAGAGTGTGGTTCTCCTATCAGACAGCCAGTTGCACCTCTTCCTGCAAAGCCAGCTCTCGGTGCCTGAGATAGAAGCCTGTGTCCAGGGCCGAAGTACCATGACTGTGTCTGATGCCATTCTTCGATATGCTATGTCAAACTGTGGCTGGGCCCAGGAAGAGAGGCAGAGCTCTTCTCACCTGGCTAAAGGAGATCAGCCTAAGAG TTGCTGCTTTCTTCCAAGATCGGGTAGGAGGAACTCTCCCTCACCGCCTCCCAGTGAAGAAAAGGACCATTTAGAAGTGTGGGCTCCAGTTGTTGACTCTGAGGTTCCATCCTTGGAAAGTCCCACTCTCCCACCCCTCTCCTCACCATTATGCTGTGATTTTGGAAGACCCAAAGAGGGAACCTCCACTCTTCAGTCTGTGAGGAGGGCTGTGGGAGGAGACCATGCTGTGCCTCTGGACTCTGGTCAGTTAGAAACAGTTTTGGAAAAGTGA
- the SNX11 gene encoding sorting nexin-11 isoform X1: MGFWCRMSENQEQEEVITVRVQDPRVQNEGSWNSYVDYKIFLHTNSKAFTAKTSCVRRRYREFVWLRKQLQRNAGLVPVPELPGKSTFFGTSDEFIEKRRQGLQHFLEKVLQSVVLLSDSQLHLFLQSQLSVPEIEACVQGRSTMTVSDAILRYAMSNCGWAQEERQSSSHLAKGDQPKSCCFLPRSGRRNSPSPPPSEEKDHLEVWAPVVDSEVPSLESPTLPPLSSPLCCDFGRPKEGTSTLQSVRRAVGGDHAVPLDSGQLETVLEK, encoded by the exons ATGGGCTTTTGGTGTAGGATGTCGGAGAACCAAGAACAGGAG GAGGTGATTACAGTGCGTGTTCAGGACCCCCGAGTGCAGAATGAGGGCTCCTGGAACTCTTATGTGGATTATAAGATATTCCTTCAT ACCAACAGCAAAGCCTTTACTGCCAAGACTTCCTGTGTGCGGCGCCGCTACCGTGAGTTCGTGTGGCTGAGAAAGCAGCTACAGAGAAATGCTGGTTTGGT GCCTGTTCCTGAACTTCCTGGGAAGTCAACCTTCTTCGGCACCTCAGATGAGTTCATTGAGAAGCGACGACAAGGTCTGCAGCACTTCCTTGAAAA GGTCCTGCAGAGTGTGGTTCTCCTATCAGACAGCCAGTTGCACCTCTTCCTGCAAAGCCAGCTCTCGGTGCCTGAGATAGAAGCCTGTGTCCAGGGCCGAAGTACCATGACTGTGTCTGATGCCATTCTTCGATATGCTATGTCAAACTGTGGCTGGGCCCAGGAAGAGAGGCAGAGCTCTTCTCACCTGGCTAAAGGAGATCAGCCTAAGAG TTGCTGCTTTCTTCCAAGATCGGGTAGGAGGAACTCTCCCTCACCGCCTCCCAGTGAAGAAAAGGACCATTTAGAAGTGTGGGCTCCAGTTGTTGACTCTGAGGTTCCATCCTTGGAAAGTCCCACTCTCCCACCCCTCTCCTCACCATTATGCTGTGATTTTGGAAGACCCAAAGAGGGAACCTCCACTCTTCAGTCTGTGAGGAGGGCTGTGGGAGGAGACCATGCTGTGCCTCTGGACTCTGGTCAGTTAGAAACAGTTTTGGAAAAGTGA